CACGTCGATATGCCGCGAGCGTGTGCGGCGAGAGGCCCCGCTCGACGCGCAGGTGATGCAGCCACTGCGTCATCACCTGCGTCAGTTCGAGCGAGGGCTCCGGGGCGCTCACGACGCCGGTGACGCCTCGGCGACCTCGAGTCGCACCTGCTCGTCGGCCGCGGGGAGCACCCAGCTCGTCGCGTCCGCATCGAACTGCTCACCGCTGCGGATGTCCTTGATCTGGTCGCCGGTCTCCCCCGCGCCCGAGAACCAGACGTACGGGATGCCGCGACGGTCGGCGAACTGGATCTGCTTGCCGAACTTGGCGGCCTTCGGCGACACGAGCGTCGGGATGCCGCGCTCACGCAGTGCCGCCGCGATCCGCATCGACTCGGCGCGTGAGGTCTCGTCGTTGACGGCGACGAGCACGGCCGTCGGCGTCGGACGGCTCGTGCGCAGGCCGCCGTCACCGATGAGCTTCGCGAGCAGGCGCGAGACACCGATCGACAGGCCGACGCCGGGGTAGGTCCTCTTGCCGTCACTCGCGAGCGAGTCGTAGCGCCCGCCGGAGCAGATCGAGCCGTAGCCCTCCTCGCCGACAAGCTGCGTCTCGTAGACCGTGCCGGTGTAGTAATCGAGGCCGCGTGCGATCTTCAGCTCCGCGACGAGCAGACCGGGTGCGTGCTCGGCGGCCGTCTCGACGACGACGCGTAGCTGCTCGAGGCCCTCCTCCAGCGTCGGGTGTTCGACGCCCAGCGCGCGCACCTGCTCGACGAAGGACGTATCGGGCGTCGAGATCGCCGCGAGGGCGAGGATCTTGTCGGCGGCGGCGTCTTCGACGCCTTCGGCGACGAGCAGCTCCTTGACCTTGGCCGGGCCGATCTTGTCGAGCTTGTCGACGATGCGCAGCGTGCCGACGATGTCGTCGATGCCGAGCCCGCGGTAGAAGCCCTCGGGGATCTTGCGGTTGTTGACCTGGATGCGGAACTCACCGATCGGCAGCCGCTTGAACACGTCCGCGATGACGAGCGGCAGCTCGACCTCGTAGTGGAACGGCAGCTCCCCCACGTCGACGATGTCGATGTCGGCCTGGACGAACTCGCGGTAGCGCCCCGCCTGCGGGCGCTCGCCACGCCAGACCGGCTGGATCTGGTAGCGGCGGAACGGGAACGTCAGCTTGCCCGCGTTCTCGATGACGTAGCGGCTGAACGGCACCGTGAGGTCGAAGTGCAGGCCGAGGCCCGGCTCGGCCTTGTCGGCCTCGTCCGCAGCGAGGCGGCTGACGGCGTAGATCTCCTTGTCCGCGTCACCGCCCTTGCCCGTGAGGCGCACGACGGGCTCGACCGCGCGCGTGTTGATCGGCTCGAAACCGTGCAGCTCGAACACCTCACGGATGATGTCGAGCACCAGCTGCTCGGTGTAACGCTGCGCCGGCAGCCATTCGAGGAAGCCGGAGATGGGGGTCGGTTTGCTCATGCGCCAGATCCTTGGAGTGCTTGCAGGTACGGGTTGCTCACGCGCTCGCGCGCCATCGTGCTGGCCGGGCCGTGCCCGGGAAGGATGAGGGACGAATCAGGCAGCGGCAGCACCTTCGTGCGCAGGCTCTGCTGCATCGCCGCGTCGCTGCCGCCCTCGAGGTCGGTGCGTCCGATCGAGCCGGCGAACAGGACGTCCCCGGTGATGACGCTCTGGTTCACCGTCGCGGCGACGGCGTCGTCGAGCCCGTCGGGCACCTCGTCGACGGTGAACATGACGGAGCCCTCGGTGTGCCCCGGCGCGTGGGTGACGCCGAACGTCAGCCCCGCGAGTTCGAGGGGTTCGCCCTCGTGGATGGAGACGACCTTCTCGGGCTCGCGCCACGTCGCGCTCTTGCCGAACGACTGCTCGAGCATGCCGCGCAGCTGCGGGCCGAGCTGGTCGTAGGGGTTGACGAGGCGGTAGCGATCGTCGGCGTGGATGTGAGCGGCGATCTGCCCGCCGCACACCGGCGTCACGGAGAAGGTGTGGTCGAGATGGCCGTGCGTCAGCAGCACCGCCGTGGGCTTGAGATCGAGATCGCCGAGGACCTCGAACAGCTGGTCGGTGACGCCGATGCCCGGGTCGACGACGACGCACTCGCTGCCGCGTTCACGGGCGAAGACGTAGCAGTTCGTACCCATCGCGGCTGCGGGGAAAGAGACGGTCAACACGTACCCCAGCCTATCGGGCGCGCGCACGGGCCGTCCGACCCAAGGAACGCCGGGCCGCTGCGGGCGCGCGGACGACCTCCTCCCCCTAGACTGATGACGTTGCTGTCCGGTCCGCGCGTACCCGCGGGTCGGCTACGTCGAGAAAAAGGTCATGACCGTGTCCGAGGACTCCACCATCCCCACACCCGCGTCCGTGAAGCCGAGCGCCGTGCCGAAGCCCCCGAGCGCGGCACCCAAGGCGCCGACCCCGGCCGCACCGACGTCGCCGTCGGTTCCTGCGGGCACCCCGGCAGCCGCCGCGACCGAGGCGAGCGCACCGGCCACGCAGGCGGCGCCCGCGCCGTCGGCCGCGGTGGAGACGCCGTCGAATTCGAACGCCGCCTCGTTCGGGCGCGTCGACGAGGACGGCACGGTGTACGTGCGCACGCCCGACGGTGAGAAGGCCGTCGGCTCCTACCCCGGCAAGAGCGCCGATGAGGCCCTCGCCTACTTCGCGCGCAAGTACGACGAACTGCGCGCCGCGGCCGCCTTGCTGCTGCAGCGCGTGACGCAGACCGACATCAGCGCCCACGACGCCGGCGAGTCGCTCAAGACGCTGCGCAAGCAGGTCGCCGAGACGAACGCCGTCGGCGACCTGCCCGCGCTCGACAGCATCATCGAAGACATCGCGACGGCGCTGCGCGTCAAGCAGCAGGTGGAGGGTGAGGCCCGCGCCGAGGCGAAGAAGGAGGCCCTCGTCCACCGCGAGCAGCTCGTCGCCGAGGCCGAGCAGATCGCCGCACAGGATCCCGAGAAGGTGCAGTGGAAGAAGAGCACGACGCGCATGCGCGAACTGCTCGACGAGTGGAAGAACCACCAGAAGAACGGTGCACGTCTCGACCGTGACGTCGAGTCGGCGCTGTGGCAGCGTTTCTCCGCTGCTCGCAACGGGTTCGACAAGACGCGTCGCACGCACTTC
This region of Dermacoccus nishinomiyaensis genomic DNA includes:
- a CDS encoding DUF349 domain-containing protein, with product MTVSEDSTIPTPASVKPSAVPKPPSAAPKAPTPAAPTSPSVPAGTPAAAATEASAPATQAAPAPSAAVETPSNSNAASFGRVDEDGTVYVRTPDGEKAVGSYPGKSADEALAYFARKYDELRAAAALLLQRVTQTDISAHDAGESLKTLRKQVAETNAVGDLPALDSIIEDIATALRVKQQVEGEARAEAKKEALVHREQLVAEAEQIAAQDPEKVQWKKSTTRMRELLDEWKNHQKNGARLDRDVESALWQRFSAARNGFDKTRRTHFSQLDEQHGAAKKEKERLVAEAEKLATSNDWGPTASTFKRLMSEWRQAGRASRSDDDALWQRFKKAQDAFFAAKDEVVAEENKVFEANAKVKEELLAEGQKILPVKDLGAAKAQLRALQEKWDAAGKVPRKDMDRIEKGMRRIENGVRDAEQAQWKKSDPEVSARANSMVTQLENAVASLRSDVEAAEAAGNSNKAAKLRQELEAKQSWLEQVRSTANELEG
- a CDS encoding MBL fold metallo-hydrolase, which codes for MLTVSFPAAAMGTNCYVFARERGSECVVVDPGIGVTDQLFEVLGDLDLKPTAVLLTHGHLDHTFSVTPVCGGQIAAHIHADDRYRLVNPYDQLGPQLRGMLEQSFGKSATWREPEKVVSIHEGEPLELAGLTFGVTHAPGHTEGSVMFTVDEVPDGLDDAVAATVNQSVITGDVLFAGSIGRTDLEGGSDAAMQQSLRTKVLPLPDSSLILPGHGPASTMARERVSNPYLQALQGSGA
- the hisS gene encoding histidine--tRNA ligase, yielding MSKPTPISGFLEWLPAQRYTEQLVLDIIREVFELHGFEPINTRAVEPVVRLTGKGGDADKEIYAVSRLAADEADKAEPGLGLHFDLTVPFSRYVIENAGKLTFPFRRYQIQPVWRGERPQAGRYREFVQADIDIVDVGELPFHYEVELPLVIADVFKRLPIGEFRIQVNNRKIPEGFYRGLGIDDIVGTLRIVDKLDKIGPAKVKELLVAEGVEDAAADKILALAAISTPDTSFVEQVRALGVEHPTLEEGLEQLRVVVETAAEHAPGLLVAELKIARGLDYYTGTVYETQLVGEEGYGSICSGGRYDSLASDGKRTYPGVGLSIGVSRLLAKLIGDGGLRTSRPTPTAVLVAVNDETSRAESMRIAAALRERGIPTLVSPKAAKFGKQIQFADRRGIPYVWFSGAGETGDQIKDIRSGEQFDADATSWVLPAADEQVRLEVAEASPAS